The following are from one region of the Candidatus Deferrimicrobium borealis genome:
- the recO gene encoding DNA repair protein RecO, which produces MIRPSFHSSPAFLARAIDLGEADRRLTFFTRDAGVLVTVGKSAWRSRKRFGGALQRYVLLDIAWTERPGRMAVLSSASVNRSFWGIVEDWERVRHADHLLEIASELFPQGGGKPRAFEVLLRGMRSIADGESPPEAARRAEAEFLAIGGWGPDLSGCRKCREKEGRSFRFLDSEGGVLCGACSPPGGVPLSLGAVKTWRALQAGKIPGRGRLRIPVVIAEELRMVIPGYVEYCLGKRLRSLGMK; this is translated from the coding sequence GTGATCCGGCCCTCCTTCCATTCCTCCCCCGCATTCCTCGCGCGCGCCATCGACCTCGGGGAGGCCGACCGCCGCCTCACCTTCTTCACCCGGGACGCCGGGGTTCTCGTGACCGTCGGAAAATCCGCGTGGCGCAGCCGGAAACGGTTCGGCGGCGCGCTGCAGCGGTACGTCCTGCTCGACATTGCGTGGACGGAGCGTCCGGGACGGATGGCCGTCCTCTCCTCCGCCTCCGTGAACCGGAGTTTCTGGGGGATCGTGGAGGATTGGGAACGCGTGCGACACGCGGACCACCTGCTCGAGATCGCGTCGGAGCTTTTCCCGCAGGGGGGGGGGAAGCCGCGGGCGTTCGAGGTCCTCCTGCGGGGGATGCGATCCATCGCGGACGGGGAGTCGCCGCCGGAGGCCGCCCGAAGGGCCGAAGCCGAATTCCTCGCGATCGGCGGGTGGGGGCCCGACCTCTCCGGGTGCCGGAAATGCAGGGAGAAGGAGGGCCGATCGTTCCGCTTCCTCGATTCGGAGGGGGGGGTCCTGTGCGGAGCCTGTAGCCCGCCGGGGGGGGTCCCCCTCTCCCTCGGCGCCGTGAAGACATGGCGCGCCCTGCAGGCGGGGAAGATCCCGGGGCGGGGTCGGCTCCGGATTCCCGTCGTGATTGCCGAGGAATTACGGATGGTTATACCGGGATATGTCGAGTATTGCCTGGGCAAACGCCTCCGGAGCCTGGGGATGAAGTGA
- the glyS gene encoding glycine--tRNA ligase subunit beta, with product MERDYLLEIGCEEIPAGFVGPALWFGGQQFEGTLKKARLSFRKVDIYGTPRRLTYVIRGLEDRQAASKETVMGPPKSVGLDAAGKPTKAALGFAKSQGIDVSALAVFPTDRGDYLGFVREEAARPVQEILPKIVSDFLPAIPFKKSMRWADLDVRFARPVHWIVSLYGDEVLPFSFGNVTSGRTTFGHRFLAPAAIELPSTEAYPGMLAKARVLVDLEDRKGRIRAGIREAEKRIGMRWVEDEPLVETVANLVEYPVVMVGRFEEKYLSLPREVLVTSMRNNQKYFVFEDAKGGLFPGFAFVSNMIVPDESVVVAGNERVLRARLSDAEFYYGDDLKKPLFARSEALKKVLFQADMGTYWEKVERMADIGEFVASVGFPGKAEDCRRAAFLSKADLTTGVIKEFPELQGVMGRHYASMTGESAEIAQSVFEHYLPKGQSDDLPSTDVGAATAIADKIDMVCGCFGVGLIPTGTADPYGLRRHTLGILTILESRGLRIPIADLVDRSLATLAPKLTSPAAEVRKKVLEFIVARYLNLLVSQGSPADLVEAVLAPGLTDVVDLRAKLDALVAFRADAAFEPLAEVFKRAINITKVYNGPLAVSEKFFEHDEERALHAAAADVSGRVVAAARDGRYGEAFREMAGLQPLVAAFFEKVLVMAKDETVRNNRLALLKGLSAVFASVADFSKVASPGQSKQG from the coding sequence ATGGAACGTGACTACCTGCTCGAGATCGGCTGCGAGGAAATCCCGGCGGGATTCGTCGGCCCCGCGCTCTGGTTCGGAGGCCAGCAGTTCGAGGGGACGCTGAAAAAAGCCCGCCTTTCCTTCCGGAAGGTCGACATCTACGGTACCCCGCGGCGGCTGACGTACGTGATCCGGGGCCTCGAGGACCGTCAGGCGGCGTCGAAAGAGACCGTGATGGGACCGCCGAAAAGCGTGGGACTCGACGCCGCCGGCAAGCCGACGAAGGCGGCCCTCGGATTCGCGAAGTCCCAGGGGATCGACGTCTCGGCTCTCGCCGTATTTCCGACCGATCGCGGCGACTACCTCGGCTTCGTTCGCGAGGAGGCGGCCCGCCCGGTCCAGGAGATCCTCCCGAAGATCGTCTCCGACTTCCTCCCCGCGATCCCGTTCAAGAAGTCGATGCGGTGGGCCGACCTCGACGTGCGGTTCGCCCGCCCGGTCCACTGGATCGTCTCGCTGTACGGGGACGAGGTCCTGCCGTTTTCGTTCGGCAACGTCACCTCGGGGCGGACGACCTTCGGGCACCGGTTCCTCGCCCCCGCGGCCATCGAGCTCCCGTCGACCGAAGCGTATCCCGGGATGCTTGCGAAGGCGAGGGTGCTCGTGGACCTCGAAGACCGCAAGGGGAGGATCCGCGCGGGGATCCGGGAGGCGGAAAAGCGGATCGGCATGCGATGGGTGGAGGACGAACCGCTGGTCGAGACCGTGGCGAACCTCGTGGAGTACCCCGTCGTCATGGTGGGGCGGTTCGAGGAGAAGTACCTCTCGCTTCCCAGGGAGGTTCTCGTCACATCGATGCGGAACAACCAGAAATATTTCGTCTTCGAGGATGCGAAGGGAGGCCTGTTCCCGGGATTCGCCTTCGTTTCGAACATGATCGTTCCCGACGAGTCGGTCGTCGTCGCCGGAAACGAGCGGGTTCTCCGGGCACGGCTCTCCGATGCCGAGTTTTACTACGGGGACGACCTGAAAAAGCCCCTGTTCGCCCGGTCCGAGGCGCTGAAGAAAGTCCTTTTCCAGGCGGACATGGGAACGTACTGGGAAAAAGTCGAGCGGATGGCCGACATCGGGGAGTTCGTCGCCTCCGTCGGTTTCCCCGGCAAGGCGGAGGATTGCCGCCGCGCGGCGTTCCTCAGCAAGGCCGACCTGACGACCGGCGTCATCAAGGAGTTTCCGGAGCTGCAGGGGGTGATGGGGCGGCACTACGCCTCGATGACCGGCGAGTCGGCCGAGATCGCGCAGTCCGTGTTCGAGCACTATCTGCCGAAAGGACAGTCCGACGACCTTCCGTCCACGGACGTGGGGGCCGCGACGGCGATCGCCGACAAGATCGACATGGTGTGCGGCTGCTTCGGCGTGGGACTCATCCCGACGGGAACCGCCGACCCCTACGGCCTCCGGCGTCACACGCTGGGGATCCTCACCATCCTCGAATCGCGGGGGCTCAGGATCCCGATCGCGGATCTGGTGGACCGGTCCCTCGCGACCCTCGCGCCGAAGCTCACGTCGCCGGCCGCCGAGGTGCGGAAGAAGGTCCTCGAATTCATCGTCGCGCGCTACCTGAACCTCCTGGTTTCCCAAGGGTCGCCGGCCGACCTCGTCGAGGCGGTCCTGGCTCCGGGGCTCACGGACGTGGTGGACCTGCGGGCGAAGCTCGACGCGCTGGTCGCCTTCCGGGCGGACGCGGCGTTCGAGCCCCTCGCGGAGGTCTTCAAACGCGCGATCAACATCACCAAGGTGTACAACGGTCCCCTCGCGGTCTCGGAGAAGTTCTTCGAGCACGACGAGGAGCGGGCGCTCCACGCGGCGGCGGCCGATGTCTCGGGCCGGGTCGTGGCGGCGGCGCGGGACGGGCGGTACGGCGAGGCGTTCCGCGAAATGGCGGGGCTTCAGCCGCTGGTGGCCGCCTTCTTCGAAAAAGTGCTCGTGATGGCGAAGGACGAAACGGTCCGGAACAACCGGCTCGCGCTCCTGAAGGGGCTGTCGGCGGTTTTCGCGTCGGTGGCGGACTTTTCGAAGGTGGCGTCTCCCGGGCAATCGAAACAAGGGTGA
- a CDS encoding DUF4115 domain-containing protein, whose amino-acid sequence MTPENAGSSWKERRESMGKTIDQVSADLRIGRRFLAGIEDGNFGDFPERVFSAGFIRSYAKYLSQDPEPVLDEYERKTGSHDERDMSAQLRFGWVERERQRGSRRATYTVAAGAVLLVGVILAWVSLRTEQRPLPPASPPVVAVPPPTAVENAVKAGDNAAVAVPPGVDRMAAPTPLQTTTPPTPAEPSSSVAAVGATGPLVGPFQLFLEASEQAWVMYSFDDGDPIDVMLYAGDKVSIHATRRITLKLGNAGGVAGTLNGRRLPPFGERGQVRNFTYGQ is encoded by the coding sequence ATGACGCCGGAGAACGCCGGGTCCTCCTGGAAGGAACGCCGGGAGTCGATGGGGAAGACGATCGACCAGGTTTCCGCCGATCTTCGGATCGGTCGCCGGTTTCTCGCGGGGATCGAGGACGGGAATTTCGGGGATTTCCCGGAGCGCGTGTTCTCCGCCGGCTTCATCCGCTCGTACGCCAAATATCTCTCGCAGGATCCGGAGCCCGTTCTCGACGAGTACGAGCGGAAGACCGGAAGCCATGACGAGCGCGATATGTCGGCGCAGCTGCGGTTCGGGTGGGTGGAGCGGGAGCGCCAGCGGGGGAGCCGCCGGGCGACGTACACCGTTGCCGCCGGGGCTGTTCTCCTTGTCGGAGTGATCCTCGCCTGGGTGTCCCTCCGCACCGAGCAGCGTCCGTTGCCGCCGGCGTCCCCCCCGGTTGTCGCGGTTCCTCCCCCGACGGCGGTCGAGAACGCGGTGAAGGCGGGGGACAACGCGGCGGTCGCCGTCCCCCCCGGCGTCGACCGCATGGCGGCGCCGACCCCTCTCCAGACGACGACCCCGCCGACTCCGGCGGAACCGTCCTCCTCGGTGGCGGCGGTGGGGGCTACCGGTCCCCTCGTCGGCCCCTTCCAGCTATTCCTCGAGGCGAGCGAGCAGGCGTGGGTGATGTACAGCTTCGACGACGGCGATCCGATCGACGTGATGTTGTACGCGGGCGACAAGGTCAGCATCCATGCGACGAGACGGATCACCCTGAAACTCGGCAATGCGGGAGGCGTGGCGGGAACGCTGAACGGCCGGCGGCTGCCGCCGTTCGGGGAACGGGGGCAGGTCCGGAATTTCACCTACGGCCAGTGA
- the mtnP gene encoding S-methyl-5'-thioadenosine phosphorylase produces MPDILGIIGGSGLYEMEGMKNVRRVVVRTPFGAPSDAITVGELEGRTLAFLPRHGRGHRFSPSQINYRANVYAMKKIGAGAILSISAVGSMQERIRPGDIVVVDQFFDHTRLRPATFFSDGVAGHVAFADPVCPDLFAVAYAASRKVVRRVHRGGAYLCMEGPAFSSRAESRIYRKWGVDVIGMTNMPEAKLAREAEICYATLALATDYDCWHETQDDVSIEAVLDVLRRNVENSKRIVREIALRFPLSGGCRCGEALKHAIITDRKRIPPATRRRLALLIGKYL; encoded by the coding sequence ATGCCCGACATCCTTGGCATCATCGGCGGTTCCGGCCTCTACGAGATGGAGGGGATGAAGAACGTCCGGCGGGTCGTCGTCCGGACGCCGTTCGGCGCGCCGTCCGACGCGATCACCGTGGGCGAGCTCGAGGGGAGGACGCTCGCCTTCCTGCCCCGCCACGGGAGGGGACACCGGTTCTCCCCCTCGCAGATCAACTACCGCGCGAACGTCTACGCGATGAAGAAGATCGGCGCCGGGGCGATCCTTTCGATCTCGGCGGTCGGCAGCATGCAGGAACGGATCCGGCCGGGAGACATCGTCGTCGTCGACCAGTTCTTCGATCACACGCGGCTGCGGCCGGCCACCTTCTTCAGCGACGGAGTGGCGGGACACGTCGCTTTCGCCGACCCGGTCTGCCCGGACCTCTTCGCCGTGGCGTACGCGGCGTCGCGCAAAGTCGTCCGTCGCGTCCATCGGGGGGGGGCGTACCTTTGCATGGAGGGGCCCGCCTTCTCCTCGCGCGCCGAATCCCGGATCTACCGGAAATGGGGTGTCGACGTCATCGGGATGACGAACATGCCCGAGGCGAAACTCGCCCGCGAAGCGGAGATCTGCTACGCGACGCTCGCGCTGGCGACCGACTACGACTGCTGGCACGAGACGCAGGACGATGTGTCGATCGAGGCGGTTCTCGACGTCCTGCGCCGCAACGTGGAGAACTCGAAGCGGATCGTCCGGGAGATCGCCCTCCGGTTCCCTCTTTCAGGGGGCTGCCGGTGCGGCGAAGCGCTGAAACACGCGATCATCACGGACCGGAAGCGGATCCCGCCGGCGACGCGCCGCCGCCTCGCCCTCCTGATCGGGAAATACCTGTGA
- the glyQ gene encoding glycine--tRNA ligase subunit alpha, translating to MFFQDLILSLQKFWADKGCVIHQPYDIEVGAGTFNPATFLRALGPEPWNTAYVEPSRRPTDGRYGENPNRLQHYYQFQVIMKPCPMEYVELYLDSLRAVGIDPLKHDIRLVEDDWESPTLGAWGLGWEVWLDGMEITQFTYFQQCGGIDLKPVSGEITYGIERIAMYLQNVNNVFDLKWVGDVTYGDVHHRGEVEWSKYNFEAADIPMLFSLFTMYEKECLALIERKLVLPAYDYCLKCSHAFNMLDARGAISVTERTSYIGRVRNLARFCAEGFLRSREEMGFPLLGKFSG from the coding sequence GTGTTTTTTCAAGATCTCATTCTGTCCCTGCAGAAGTTCTGGGCCGACAAGGGCTGCGTGATCCATCAGCCGTACGACATCGAAGTCGGCGCCGGAACGTTCAATCCCGCGACGTTTCTGCGAGCCCTCGGGCCCGAGCCGTGGAATACCGCTTACGTGGAACCGTCCCGCCGCCCGACGGACGGCCGCTACGGGGAGAACCCCAACCGCCTGCAGCACTACTACCAGTTCCAGGTCATCATGAAGCCGTGCCCCATGGAGTATGTGGAGCTGTACCTCGACTCCCTCCGCGCGGTGGGGATCGACCCGTTGAAGCACGACATCCGGCTCGTGGAGGACGACTGGGAATCCCCCACCCTCGGCGCGTGGGGCCTCGGCTGGGAGGTGTGGCTCGACGGGATGGAGATCACCCAGTTCACCTACTTCCAGCAGTGCGGCGGGATCGACCTGAAGCCGGTGTCCGGGGAGATCACCTACGGAATCGAACGGATCGCGATGTACCTGCAGAACGTGAACAACGTCTTCGATCTCAAGTGGGTCGGCGACGTGACGTACGGCGACGTGCACCATCGCGGCGAGGTCGAGTGGTCCAAGTACAACTTCGAGGCCGCCGACATTCCGATGCTCTTCTCCCTGTTCACCATGTACGAGAAGGAGTGCCTGGCCCTCATCGAACGGAAGCTCGTCCTGCCCGCCTACGATTACTGCCTGAAGTGTTCCCACGCCTTCAACATGCTCGACGCCCGGGGCGCGATCTCCGTCACGGAGCGCACCTCCTATATCGGCCGGGTCCGGAACCTGGCGCGCTTCTGCGCGGAGGGGTTCCTCCGGTCGCGCGAGGAGATGGGCTTTCCGCTGCTCGGCAAGTTCTCCGGCTGA
- a CDS encoding tetratricopeptide repeat protein translates to MSRPRKILILSAGCIIAAILAGCAGKSADRKKEADARMRMGVTYLDQRNIPMAMRELAKASELDPDNPEIDMTLGLAYQARGDLSKAEEHLRRAIDKKPDYADARNNLGIVLAERKEWDKAIREFEAAAENVMYTTPERAYFNLGEAYRAKGDPAGAEAAYRRALRANDRYAPAYIALSGVLGGQGKWNDAASVLTRCVEILPDYAPGWMELGRVWLRLSRPADALKAFDKVLAVSSDPEERKQAAAYVTLLGTGKR, encoded by the coding sequence GTGAGCCGGCCCCGGAAAATCCTTATTCTCTCCGCGGGGTGCATCATCGCGGCGATCCTCGCGGGCTGCGCCGGGAAATCCGCCGATCGGAAGAAGGAAGCCGACGCGCGGATGCGGATGGGCGTCACCTACCTCGATCAGCGGAATATCCCGATGGCGATGCGGGAGCTGGCGAAGGCGTCGGAGCTCGATCCGGACAACCCGGAAATCGACATGACCCTCGGCCTCGCCTACCAGGCGCGCGGCGACCTGTCGAAGGCCGAGGAGCATCTCCGCAGGGCGATCGACAAGAAGCCGGATTACGCCGACGCGCGGAACAACCTCGGCATCGTGCTCGCGGAGCGAAAGGAGTGGGACAAGGCGATCCGCGAGTTCGAGGCGGCCGCGGAGAACGTGATGTACACGACCCCTGAACGGGCGTATTTCAACCTCGGCGAGGCGTATCGCGCCAAAGGGGATCCGGCGGGCGCGGAGGCGGCGTACCGGCGGGCGCTGCGGGCGAACGACCGGTACGCACCGGCCTACATCGCGCTCTCCGGGGTCCTCGGCGGACAGGGGAAGTGGAACGACGCCGCGTCCGTCCTCACCCGGTGCGTGGAGATCCTTCCCGACTACGCCCCGGGCTGGATGGAGCTGGGGCGCGTCTGGCTCCGCCTCTCGCGGCCGGCGGATGCGTTGAAGGCGTTCGACAAGGTTCTCGCGGTTTCGAGCGATCCCGAGGAAAGAAAACAGGCGGCCGCCTACGTGACGCTCCTCGGAACCGGGAAACGATGA